A window of the Lolium perenne isolate Kyuss_39 chromosome 7, Kyuss_2.0, whole genome shotgun sequence genome harbors these coding sequences:
- the LOC127315238 gene encoding disease resistance protein RPP13-like: MEATVLSVGKSVVNGALSYAKSAVAEEVALQLGVQRDQAFITDELEMIQGFLMAAHKEKDDDNVVKIWVKQVRDVAYDVEDCLQDFAVRVDKSFWWCIPSTLLDRRSVAMEMKELRAKVEDVSQRSARYRLIRSSFPKPTGTAEQSTISTEVQLQIAEAAGTTLKECNKVDLSKLITDDENDHRVIAVLGANNDFGVTSIIRYVYNDQDVKDMFECRAWVKLMHPFNPNDFFMGMVRQFYEDLCEGTEKEAKRTATGVKILKQMASQDNLVDEFNRYVTEKRYLVVITDVSTIEEWDWIKTYFPSKKRSRIILSTQKFEVASLCIEHGYTVSEIEQQWSSDKEFFVFYKQVDTKEEGKPSIGTTADIASASSIEPVASASHDDQLIDRGKAKGEELGERFQRRAWLTMSRSFEDQEFLGELIRQLSREERGNADKLRTDSVDIGALVELKK; this comes from the exons ATGGAGGCGACGGTGCTCAGCGTGGGCAAGTCCGTGGTGAATGGAGCGCTTAGCTATGCCAAATCCGCCGTCGCCGAGGAGGTGGCTTTGCAGCTGGGTGTCCAACGTGACCAGGCATTCATCACAGATGAGCTCGAGATGATTCAGGGTTTCCTGATGGCTGCACACAAAGAGAAAGACGACGACAATGTAGTGAAGATCTGGGTGAAGCAAGTCCGGGACGTGGCCTACGATGTCGAAGATTGCCTACAG GATTTCGCCGTTCGTGTTGACAAGTCATTCTGGTGGTGCATCCCTTCCACGCTACTAGACAGACGCAGTGTGGCCATGGAGATGAAGGAGCTTAGAGCCAAGGTAGAGGATGTGAGCCAGAGGAGTGCACGCTACCGTCTCATCAGAAGCTCTTTCCCCAAGCCTACAGGCACAGCCGAGCAGTCTACAATCAGCACTGAAGTACAACTTCAGATCGCTGAAGCTGCAGGCACTACACTGAAGGAATGTAACAAGGTGGATCTTTCTAAACTGATAACTGATGATGAAAATGACCATAGGGTGATCGCAGTGTTGGGAGCAAACAACGATTTTGGGGTGACGTCCATCATCAGATATGTCTATAACGATCAAGATGTCAAAGACATGTTTGAGTGCCGCGCCTGGGTAAAGCTGATGCACCCCTTCAATCCCAATGACTTCTTCATGGGCATGGTGAGACAGTTCTATGAGGATTTATGCGAAGGAACagaaaaagaagcaaaaagaacaGCTACAGGGGTGAAGATTTTGAAGCAGATGGCATCGCAAGACAATTTGGTTGATGAATTTAATCGTTATGTGACAGAGAAGAGGTATCTGGTTGTCATTACTGATGTATCTACCATAGAAGAGTGGGATTGGATCAAAACATACTTCCCAAGCAAGAAAAGGAGCCGGATTATTTTGTCCACGCAGAAGTTCGAAGTCGCTAGCTTGTGTATTGAGCACGGTTACACGGTATCAGAGATAGAGCAGCAGTGGTCATCTGATAAGGAATTTTTTGTCTTCTACAAGCAG GTAGATACCAAAGAGGAAGGCAAGCCCAGCATTGGCACAACAGCTGATATCGCAAGTGCTAGTTCAATTGAACCAGTGGCATCTGCCTCCCACGATGACCAGCTTATCGATCGGGGAAAAGCAAAAGGTGAG GAACTTGGTGAGAGGTTTCAGAGGCGTGCTTGGTTAACCATGTCTCGTTCTTTCGAAGATCAGGAGTTCCTTGGAGAACTGATCCGGCAACTAAGCCGTGAAGAGAGAGGAAATGCTGACAAGCTGCGAACTGATTCAG TGGATATTGGGGCTCTTGTTGAACTCAAGAAATAA